Proteins from one Rosa chinensis cultivar Old Blush chromosome 7, RchiOBHm-V2, whole genome shotgun sequence genomic window:
- the LOC112177143 gene encoding malate dehydrogenase, chloroplastic, producing the protein MAAAAATFSVGTTCSVGRKGVSTPQSKPCALRFTAQNPLKSFSGLKATSGSFACESEPSFFGKESTATIRASYALKAQKEASVVQQPQASYKVAVLGAAGGIGQPLALLIKMSPLVSSLHLYDIANVKGVAADLSHCNTPSQVLDFTGADELAQSLKGVDVVVIPAGVPRKPGMTRDDLFNINAGIVKTLIEAVADNCPDAFIHIISNPVNSTVPIAAEVLKQKGVYNPKKLFGVSTLDVVRANTFVAQKKNLKLIDVDVPVVGGHAGITILPLLSKTKPSVSLSDEEVAELTVRIQNAGTEVVEAKAGAGSATLSMAYAAARFVESSLRALDGDSDVYECSYVDSSLTELPFFASRIKIGKEGVEALIPSDLQGLTEYEQKALEALKPELKASIEKGIAFANKQPVAA; encoded by the coding sequence atggcagcagcagcagctacgTTTTCCGTCGGAACCACATGTTCCGTTGGCCGGAAAGGAGTCTCAACCCCACAATCGAAGCCTTGTGCTTTGAGGTTCACCGCCCAGAATCCTCTTAAGAGTTTCAGTGGCCTTAAGGCAACTAGTGGATCGTTCGCTTGCGAATCTGAGCCATCATTCTTTGGCAAGGAAAGCACTGCAACTATTCGAGCTTCTTATGCTCTGAAAGCCCAGAAGGAAGCCTCGGTGGTTCAGCAGCCGCAGGCGTCTTACAAAGTAGCTGTTCTTGGAGCTGCTGGTGGGATTGGCCAGCCCTTGGCTCTTCTCATCAAGATGTCCCCTTTGGTGTCTTCCCTGCATTTGTACGATATTGCAAATGTCAAGGGTGTTGCGGCCGATCTCAGTCACTGCAACACTCCCTCCCAGGTTCTGGATTTCACGGGAGCTGATGAGTTGGCTCAATCTTTGAAAGGTGTGGATGTGGTTGTCATTCCTGCTGGAGTTCCAAGGAAGCCTGGCATGACCCGTGATGATCTCTTTAACATCAATGCCGGCATTGTGAAGACCTTGATTGAGGCTGTTGCTGATAACTGCCCAGATGCTTTCATTCACATCATCAGTAACCCAGTTAACTCTACTGTGCCTATTGCAGCTGAGGTTCTGAAGCAGAAGGGTGTTTATAACCCAAAGAAGCTCTTTGGTGTTTCTACTTTGGATGTTGTGAGGGCTAACACATTTGTTGCTCAGAAGAAGAATCTGAAATTGATTGATGTTGATGTCCCAGTTGTTGGGGGACATGCTGGAATAACTATACTGCCATTGCTGTCAAAGACAAAACCCTCAGTCAGCCTCAGTGATGAAGAAGTTGCAGAGCTGACTGTTAGGATTCAGAATGCTGGAACTGAAGTTGTGGAGGCGAAGGCAGGTGCTGGGTCTGCAACATTGTCAATGGCATATGCTGCAGCTAGATTTGTTGAGTCGTCTCTCCGTGCACTGGATGGAGACAGCGATGTCTATGAGTGCTCTTATGTGGATTCAAGTCTGACTGAGCTTCCGTTCTTTGCTTCAAGAATTAAGATTGGAAAGGAAGGAGTTGAAGCTTTGATACCATCTGACCTTCAGGGTCTAACAGAGTACGAGCAAAAGGCTCTTGAAGCACTGAAGCCAGAACTGAAAGCCAGCATCGAGAAGGGTATTGCATTTGCCAACAAGCAACCAGTGGCGGCCTAG